One part of the Sneathia vaginalis genome encodes these proteins:
- the gltX gene encoding glutamate--tRNA ligase, which yields MDRKVKVRIAPSPTGDPHVGTAYIGLFNYAFAKHNGGKFILRIEDTDRTRYSETSEQQIFDAMKWLGLNYEEGPDVGGPCGPYRQSERMGMYAKYAEQLVEKGEAYYCFCTQERLKALRERQEAMHQAPGYDGHCRKLTKEEVEDLKKKNTPYTIRLKMPYDGQTIVKDKLRGDIAFDNSGIDDQVLLKSDGFPTYHLANIVDDHLMGITDVIRAEEWIASTPKHVQLYKAFGWQEPNWYHMPLLRNADKTKISKRKNPVSLNYYRQEGYLKEGMLNFLALMGWSMEGEKEIFTLDEMVKEFTFDRISLGGPVFDLVKLAWVNNQHMRLKPVKELAELARPFYEELYDLSTISNEKYERIVEIIREGSHTLKELAQNSDIYFEDKYTLPEIKEGMNKKERKSVTRILDALNSEVGKKAIELFKQKLEKHDEEISEEEAKNILQELQDELNEGPSAVLMPLRAVLTGKSRGADLYTVIAVIGKKRCLDRINQF from the coding sequence ATGGATAGAAAAGTTAAAGTAAGAATAGCTCCCTCACCAACAGGAGATCCACATGTAGGTACAGCGTATATTGGATTATTCAATTACGCATTTGCAAAACACAACGGAGGTAAATTCATACTCCGTATAGAAGACACAGATAGAACAAGATATTCAGAAACATCTGAACAACAAATATTTGATGCAATGAAATGGTTAGGTCTAAATTATGAGGAAGGTCCAGATGTAGGAGGGCCTTGTGGTCCATATAGACAATCTGAAAGAATGGGAATGTATGCTAAATATGCTGAACAATTAGTTGAAAAAGGAGAAGCATATTACTGTTTTTGTACTCAAGAAAGATTAAAAGCTTTAAGAGAAAGACAAGAAGCAATGCATCAAGCACCAGGGTATGATGGACATTGTAGAAAATTAACAAAAGAAGAAGTAGAAGACTTAAAAAAGAAAAATACACCGTATACAATAAGATTAAAGATGCCATATGATGGTCAAACAATAGTAAAAGATAAATTAAGAGGAGATATTGCATTTGATAATAGTGGTATTGATGATCAAGTACTATTAAAATCAGATGGATTCCCTACATATCACTTAGCAAATATTGTAGATGATCACTTGATGGGAATAACTGATGTAATACGTGCAGAAGAATGGATAGCTTCAACACCTAAGCACGTACAATTGTATAAAGCATTTGGATGGCAAGAACCTAATTGGTATCATATGCCTCTTCTTAGAAATGCAGATAAAACTAAGATCTCAAAGAGAAAAAATCCAGTGTCATTAAATTACTATAGACAAGAAGGATATTTAAAAGAAGGAATGTTAAACTTCTTAGCATTAATGGGATGGAGCATGGAAGGTGAAAAGGAAATCTTCACTCTAGATGAAATGGTTAAAGAGTTTACATTTGATAGAATCTCATTAGGGGGTCCAGTATTTGATTTAGTTAAATTAGCTTGGGTTAATAACCAACATATGAGACTAAAACCAGTTAAAGAATTAGCAGAATTAGCTCGTCCTTTCTATGAAGAACTATACGATCTATCAACAATATCTAATGAAAAATATGAAAGAATAGTTGAAATAATACGTGAAGGTTCACATACACTAAAAGAACTAGCACAAAACAGTGATATATACTTTGAAGATAAATATACTTTACCTGAAATAAAGGAAGGTATGAACAAAAAAGAAAGAAAATCAGTTACTAGAATATTAGATGCATTAAATAGTGAAGTAGGTAAAAAAGCTATAGAACTATTTAAACAAAAATTAGAAAAACATGATGAAGAAATTAGTGAAGAAGAAGCTAAGAATATATTACAAGAATTACAAGATGAACTAAATGAAGGTCCATCAGCAGTGTTAATGCCACTTCGTGCTGTATTAACAGGTAAGTCAAGAGGAGCAGACTTATACACAGTAATTGCAGTAATAGGTAAGAAGAGATGTTTAGATAGAATAAATCAATTTTAA
- a CDS encoding phospho-sugar mutase, which translates to MIYDEWLNSPYIDEEDKKIMRKMNKDEIDENFCKYISFGTGGIRAKMGLGSNKLNKYIIRLATQGLANYIKKEYTGELSVVIARDCRINSELFQNEAAKVLSSNGIKVYIYDGVRSTPEMTYAIRKLKTNAGIAITASHNTKEYNGYKVYLQDGGQVVPPYVDGIIEEIKKVGLEDVKLDEVKENIFVLDKTIDDCFITDIKKLSIKQGNVNIVYTPLHGTAGIPVTKILKEMGYTVKIVDTQFKPDGNFPTVKSPNPEYKEAFDEALKYVDKDSDILIGNDPDSDRIGVVVPNKGKFVYLTGNEIGMLVLDYILKTRDTSKRNVVATTIVSTPMVDNVKGIRVKKTLTGFKYIGEIIKKSEEDYLFGFEESFGFLYGTTTRDKDGVSATMMVAEMAAYYKNNGSNLIEQLESIRNKYGDYREERINLTIDGEKGKEKIKKIMEEFRKLDIKKIDYLNDDTNLPKSNVLQFDYPDKTRILIRPSGTEPKLKVYIYAIGEEKAKEYKEEIKKIICRV; encoded by the coding sequence ATGATATATGATGAATGGCTAAATAGCCCATATATAGACGAAGAAGATAAGAAGATAATGAGAAAAATGAATAAAGATGAGATTGATGAAAACTTTTGCAAGTATATTAGCTTTGGTACAGGAGGTATAAGGGCTAAGATGGGGCTAGGGTCTAATAAATTAAATAAGTATATTATTCGCCTTGCAACACAAGGTCTAGCAAACTATATCAAAAAAGAATATACAGGAGAACTTAGTGTAGTAATTGCAAGAGATTGTAGAATTAATTCAGAACTATTTCAAAATGAGGCAGCAAAAGTCCTATCTTCCAATGGAATAAAGGTATATATTTACGATGGAGTTAGAAGTACACCTGAAATGACATATGCTATACGTAAATTAAAAACAAATGCAGGTATAGCAATAACTGCTAGCCATAATACTAAGGAGTATAATGGGTACAAGGTATATTTACAAGATGGTGGGCAAGTTGTACCTCCATATGTTGATGGGATAATAGAGGAAATAAAGAAAGTTGGTCTAGAAGACGTTAAACTAGATGAAGTTAAAGAGAATATTTTTGTACTAGATAAAACAATAGACGATTGCTTTATAACCGATATAAAAAAACTTAGTATAAAGCAAGGTAATGTAAATATTGTATATACACCACTACATGGTACAGCAGGTATACCTGTAACAAAAATATTAAAAGAAATGGGATATACAGTTAAAATAGTTGATACACAATTTAAACCAGATGGGAACTTTCCTACTGTAAAAAGTCCAAATCCAGAGTATAAGGAAGCGTTTGATGAAGCTTTAAAATATGTAGATAAAGATAGTGATATATTAATAGGTAATGATCCAGATTCAGACAGAATAGGAGTTGTAGTACCTAATAAAGGTAAATTTGTATATTTAACTGGAAATGAAATAGGAATGTTGGTCCTAGACTATATCCTAAAAACAAGAGATACATCAAAAAGAAATGTTGTTGCTACTACAATAGTATCTACACCTATGGTTGATAATGTTAAAGGTATACGGGTTAAAAAGACTTTGACAGGATTTAAGTATATAGGTGAGATAATAAAGAAGAGTGAAGAGGACTACTTATTTGGTTTTGAAGAAAGCTTTGGATTCCTTTATGGAACAACAACAAGGGATAAAGATGGAGTTAGTGCTACTATGATGGTTGCTGAAATGGCAGCATATTACAAGAATAATGGAAGTAATCTAATAGAACAATTAGAAAGTATACGTAATAAATACGGGGATTATAGGGAAGAAAGAATAAATCTAACTATTGATGGTGAAAAGGGTAAGGAAAAAATTAAAAAGATTATGGAAGAATTTAGAAAGTTAGATATTAAGAAGATAGACTACTTAAATGATGATACTAACTTACCAAAATCTAATGTATTACAATTTGACTATCCTGATAAAACAAGAATTCTAATTAGACCTTCAGGAACAGAACCTAAATTAAAGGTATATATTTATGCTATAGGTGAAGAAAAAGCAAAAGAATACAAGGAAGAAATTAAGAAAATAATTTGTCGAGTATAG
- a CDS encoding NAD(P)/FAD-dependent oxidoreductase — MIRLTGLKLSVDHEKSDIYTAIYDKLGEKVKIKEFKISNKAIDARKKPNIYIVYSVDIEVDNEDKYVDGNTIKKLVNEKYVIPNLSEYKGLRPVIVGSGPGGIFAGLILAKAGLNPIILERGKAVDDRITDVYNFFNTGKLDVTSNVQFGEGGAGTFSDGKLTTNSHNSRIRIVIDELINAGADENISYIAKPHIGTDVLVNVVKKVREKIEKLGGEYRFLNQLVDIKYTNDRLKALVVKKADGSTYEIETDYCILAIGHSARDTIYMLKNRGVYLTKKSFAVGFRIEHKQGYINECQYGKNYSKKLPPAEYKINVRTKTGRGVYTFCMCPGGVVVPASSEQGYLAINGMSYNKRNLENANSAVLVNVEPSDLPEDVMSGIEFQREIEHKAFLLGGSNYKAPVQLAKDYIAGVKTTKLLDVKPSYSIGYTLADLNEILPKYLNDALKEGLVGLNRKLKDFSNKSSVLTGVESRSSSPVRINRDKDTMYCNVLGLIPCGEGAGYAGGIMTAAVDGIKCSEKILEEIQNDI, encoded by the coding sequence ATGATAAGATTAACAGGATTAAAATTAAGCGTAGATCATGAAAAAAGTGATATATATACAGCAATATACGATAAATTGGGAGAAAAAGTTAAAATAAAGGAATTTAAGATTTCAAATAAGGCAATAGATGCAAGAAAAAAGCCTAATATATATATAGTATATTCAGTAGATATTGAAGTTGATAACGAAGATAAATATGTAGATGGTAATACAATTAAAAAGTTAGTAAATGAAAAGTACGTTATACCAAACTTAAGTGAGTATAAGGGTTTAAGACCTGTAATAGTAGGTAGTGGACCAGGAGGAATATTTGCAGGGTTAATTCTAGCAAAAGCAGGACTTAATCCCATAATCTTAGAACGTGGTAAGGCAGTAGATGATAGAATAACTGATGTGTATAATTTTTTTAATACAGGTAAGTTAGATGTTACATCTAACGTACAATTTGGTGAAGGTGGTGCTGGAACATTTTCTGATGGTAAGTTAACTACTAATAGCCATAATAGTAGAATAAGAATAGTTATAGACGAATTAATTAATGCTGGAGCAGATGAGAATATATCATACATTGCAAAACCACATATTGGAACAGATGTACTTGTAAATGTAGTGAAAAAAGTTAGAGAAAAGATAGAAAAATTAGGTGGAGAGTATAGATTTTTAAATCAGTTAGTAGATATTAAGTATACTAATGATAGACTTAAGGCTTTAGTTGTAAAAAAAGCTGATGGAAGCACCTATGAAATAGAGACAGATTATTGTATTTTAGCAATAGGGCATAGTGCAAGAGATACAATATATATGCTAAAAAATCGTGGAGTTTACTTAACAAAGAAATCTTTTGCTGTAGGATTTAGAATAGAACATAAGCAAGGGTATATAAACGAATGTCAATATGGTAAAAACTATTCCAAAAAATTACCACCAGCTGAGTACAAGATAAATGTTAGAACAAAAACAGGTAGAGGTGTATACACCTTTTGTATGTGCCCAGGTGGTGTAGTTGTACCAGCTTCTAGTGAACAAGGTTATCTTGCAATAAATGGTATGAGTTACAATAAAAGAAATTTAGAAAATGCAAATTCCGCAGTTTTAGTTAATGTAGAACCTAGTGATTTACCAGAAGATGTTATGAGTGGTATAGAGTTTCAAAGAGAAATAGAACATAAGGCATTCTTACTAGGTGGTTCTAATTACAAAGCACCTGTACAACTAGCTAAAGACTATATCGCAGGAGTTAAGACAACTAAATTATTAGATGTTAAGCCAAGCTATAGTATAGGGTATACACTAGCAGATTTAAATGAAATATTACCAAAATACTTAAATGATGCACTAAAAGAAGGACTTGTTGGACTTAATAGAAAATTAAAAGATTTTTCTAATAAGTCTAGTGTATTAACAGGTGTAGAAAGTAGAAGTTCATCCCCAGTTAGAATTAATAGGGATAAAGATACAATGTATTGTAATGTTTTAGGCTTAATACCTTGTGGTGAGGGTGCAGGTTATGCAGGTGGTATAATGACAGCTGCTGTTGATGGAATTAAATGCAGTGAAAAAATATTGGAGGAAATACAAAATGATATATGA
- a CDS encoding NAD(P)/FAD-dependent oxidoreductase, with amino-acid sequence MVFDCIIIGAGASGTVCAIKAAMNHKKVLLLEHKDRILKKLLVTGNGRCNFTNINATYKNYTGNNTKDIVNVLTSYGPDKIIQFFENMGIYPYTETNGKTYPRSLQAASMVDSIRLKLEVLGVDIKLGYEVKSVKKRDGVFCINNEFFAKSLVLATGGYSYPNLGSDGSGYEISKKLGHKITELTPILVQLKTEKEYIKGLEGIKVDCIVSAVYKGEIVRQEKGELLFTTYGISGPTIFNLTYLLPKYKFKMEYVVDFVPEISKKDLLPYLYKRKNMLKDLETTEFLNGFLPKKLGMFLLKKSGLEKLNILIRDIEYESIERLATLLKGYSIKANDTMGFNNAQVTAGGVDTNDVDTTLESKKVENLYFTGEILDIYGECGGYNLQFAFATGLLVGDSI; translated from the coding sequence ATGGTTTTTGATTGTATAATAATAGGTGCAGGAGCATCGGGGACGGTTTGTGCGATAAAAGCTGCAATGAATCACAAAAAAGTTTTGCTTTTAGAACATAAAGATAGAATTTTGAAAAAACTATTAGTCACAGGTAATGGTAGATGTAATTTCACTAATATTAATGCAACATACAAGAATTATACTGGAAACAATACAAAAGATATTGTAAATGTATTAACTAGTTATGGACCAGATAAGATTATACAATTTTTTGAGAATATGGGTATTTATCCTTATACAGAAACTAATGGTAAAACTTATCCAAGATCTCTTCAAGCAGCTTCTATGGTTGATAGCATACGTTTAAAGTTAGAAGTTTTAGGAGTAGATATAAAGTTAGGATATGAAGTAAAAAGTGTAAAAAAAAGAGATGGCGTTTTTTGTATTAATAATGAGTTTTTTGCTAAGTCATTAGTACTTGCAACAGGTGGGTATAGTTATCCTAATTTAGGTTCTGATGGTTCAGGATATGAAATTTCTAAAAAATTAGGTCATAAGATAACAGAACTTACACCAATTTTAGTGCAACTTAAAACAGAAAAAGAATATATAAAGGGGTTAGAAGGCATAAAGGTAGATTGTATAGTTAGTGCAGTGTATAAAGGTGAGATTGTAAGGCAAGAAAAAGGTGAATTGCTATTCACAACTTATGGTATATCAGGGCCTACTATTTTTAATTTAACATATCTTTTACCGAAGTATAAGTTTAAGATGGAATATGTAGTAGACTTTGTCCCAGAAATATCAAAAAAAGACCTATTACCTTACTTATACAAAAGAAAAAATATGTTAAAAGACTTAGAAACAACTGAATTTTTAAATGGATTTTTGCCTAAAAAATTAGGTATGTTCTTATTAAAAAAATCTGGACTTGAAAAATTAAATATCTTAATAAGGGATATAGAGTATGAGAGTATAGAAAGATTAGCTACACTTTTAAAAGGGTATAGTATAAAAGCAAATGATACTATGGGATTTAATAATGCTCAAGTTACAGCAGGTGGAGTAGATACAAATGATGTAGATACAACATTAGAGTCTAAAAAAGTAGAAAATCTTTACTTTACTGGTGAAATTCTTGATATTTATGGAGAATGCGGAGGGTATAATCTGCAATTTGCCTTTGCAACAGGTCTATTAGTAGGAGATAGTATATGA
- a CDS encoding epoxyqueuosine reductase QueH, protein MFDASDLLKLMRPNEVINYQKMLMQVIEEWKKHDEKPKVILHSCCAPCSTYTLEFMCNYADITILFANSNIHPEYEYRKRSSEQRAFIEKFNKQTGNNVKYIEEPYKPLEFFKIMRGLEKEPEGGLRCSACFAYRLDIVAKKAVELNYDYFGSALTISPMKNSQLINKIGFSIQSIYKTKYLPSDFKKNNGYKRSIELCEIYNVYRQCYCGCIFAADRDKFRQTIKEGKEHGF, encoded by the coding sequence ATGTTTGATGCAAGTGATCTATTAAAACTAATGAGACCTAATGAAGTAATAAATTATCAAAAGATGCTTATGCAGGTAATAGAAGAATGGAAGAAGCATGATGAAAAACCAAAAGTAATATTACATAGTTGTTGTGCACCTTGTAGTACATATACATTAGAATTTATGTGTAATTATGCAGATATTACCATACTTTTTGCAAATTCAAACATACATCCAGAATATGAGTATAGAAAAAGAAGTAGTGAACAAAGAGCGTTTATAGAAAAATTTAATAAGCAAACTGGGAATAATGTTAAGTATATAGAAGAGCCATATAAGCCACTAGAATTCTTTAAGATTATGCGTGGTTTGGAAAAAGAACCAGAAGGAGGACTTCGTTGCAGTGCTTGTTTTGCATATAGGTTAGATATAGTTGCAAAAAAGGCAGTAGAATTAAATTATGACTATTTTGGTTCAGCACTTACAATAAGCCCCATGAAAAATTCTCAGTTGATTAATAAGATAGGGTTTTCTATACAAAGTATATATAAGACAAAGTACTTGCCATCAGATTTTAAAAAGAATAATGGGTATAAAAGATCTATAGAATTATGTGAGATATATAATGTATATAGACAATGTTACTGTGGTTGTATTTTTGCAGCAGATAGGGATAAATTCAGACAGACTATTAAAGAAGGGAAAGAACATGGTTTTTGA
- a CDS encoding tetratricopeptide repeat protein, with translation MKKIIAISALLTSLLAIAGPKEDINKAEDLFKKGKNEEAIKILKESKNVKGEEAEYERINYFLAQNAKTNEEAIEYLKKAAENPKSNSQVAVQANIYLANSAKTTKEKIKYLEILNERLNKNDLDTLSVLAALYKVENETSKFNDIVKLIENTKRQDTIDNFNLLLGRALLGENKESDGISYLNKAANSKFVNIKSGVYLAYADYYLAKKDVKNATRYLNGASVDKDNYYLISNRFLNYIGDVKTAYSYAEKAYNNSPAVNEYLNYVFVLSTITKDSKGEAKYANLLKKKGAKNITLAVLLYNNGINESAEKYAKLALKDKSKDADLLLSLIYGNTGKIDLAITHAKKAVANKLTGADNILKQLEAIKKQAK, from the coding sequence ATGAAAAAAATTATAGCAATTTCAGCTTTATTAACAAGCCTATTAGCAATAGCTGGGCCAAAAGAAGATATAAATAAGGCTGAAGATTTATTTAAAAAAGGAAAAAATGAAGAAGCAATTAAAATTTTAAAAGAATCAAAAAATGTAAAAGGTGAAGAAGCAGAATATGAAAGAATTAATTATTTTTTAGCACAAAATGCAAAAACAAATGAAGAAGCTATTGAATACTTAAAAAAGGCAGCTGAAAATCCAAAATCAAATAGTCAAGTAGCAGTACAAGCTAATATATATTTAGCAAACAGTGCTAAGACAACTAAAGAAAAAATTAAATATTTAGAAATATTAAACGAAAGATTAAATAAAAATGACTTAGATACTTTATCAGTTTTAGCAGCACTATACAAAGTAGAAAATGAAACATCTAAATTCAATGATATTGTAAAATTAATTGAAAATACAAAAAGACAAGATACAATAGATAACTTTAACCTATTACTTGGAAGAGCTTTATTAGGTGAAAATAAAGAATCAGATGGTATATCATATTTAAATAAGGCAGCAAATTCAAAATTTGTTAATATTAAGTCTGGTGTATATTTAGCTTATGCAGATTACTATTTAGCAAAAAAAGACGTTAAAAATGCAACTAGATATTTAAATGGAGCATCAGTAGATAAAGATAATTATTATTTAATTTCTAATAGATTTTTAAATTATATAGGAGATGTTAAAACAGCTTATTCATATGCAGAAAAAGCTTACAACAATTCACCAGCTGTTAATGAATACTTAAATTATGTATTTGTATTATCAACAATAACTAAAGATAGCAAAGGTGAAGCAAAATATGCAAATCTATTAAAGAAAAAAGGAGCTAAAAATATTACATTAGCAGTCTTACTATACAATAATGGAATAAATGAATCAGCAGAAAAATATGCAAAATTAGCACTTAAAGATAAATCTAAAGATGCAGACCTTTTACTATCACTAATATATGGTAATACAGGTAAAATAGATCTAGCTATTACACACGCTAAAAAAGCTGTAGCAAATAAGCTTACAGGTGCAGATAATATATTAAAACAATTAGAAGCAATAAAGAAACAAGCTAAATAA
- a CDS encoding alpha/beta hydrolase — MRKKVLSILAIIVILCAGIGEYFVRYAMKNPNPRGINVEYIKRDDKKLAVILHGYKTDAKRMEREKDIFLKMNYSVLLIDNQSKYYTFGKNEKRVLIDILKQYKDKDITLYGMSMGAATVLQAAGEKDFPKNVKVLIVDSPYDDIYSVFKQELKKRFNLPEYPVLPLARIVAFLQLGVDIKGINASKNINNTNVPILFLHGTADTFVTPNQSKKIYDKYNGKKEYIKFNGIKHSEMDMYCKDKYESSIRQFLNENQK; from the coding sequence ATGAGGAAGAAAGTTTTAAGTATTTTAGCAATAATTGTGATACTTTGTGCAGGAATAGGTGAGTATTTCGTTCGATATGCAATGAAAAATCCTAATCCACGTGGAATTAATGTGGAGTATATAAAACGGGATGATAAGAAATTGGCTGTAATACTACATGGGTATAAGACGGATGCAAAAAGAATGGAAAGAGAAAAAGACATATTCCTAAAAATGAATTATTCTGTCCTATTAATCGATAACCAAAGTAAGTACTATACATTTGGTAAAAATGAAAAAAGAGTATTAATAGACATATTAAAACAGTACAAAGATAAAGATATCACACTATATGGTATGTCTATGGGTGCAGCAACTGTTCTTCAAGCTGCAGGTGAAAAAGATTTTCCTAAAAATGTTAAAGTCCTTATAGTCGATTCCCCATACGATGACATATACTCAGTATTTAAACAAGAGTTGAAGAAAAGATTTAATTTACCTGAATATCCTGTATTACCACTTGCAAGAATTGTTGCCTTCTTACAATTAGGTGTGGATATAAAGGGGATAAATGCAAGTAAGAATATAAACAACACAAATGTACCCATCTTATTCTTACATGGCACAGCTGATACTTTTGTAACTCCAAATCAAAGTAAAAAGATATATGATAAGTATAATGGGAAGAAAGAATACATTAAGTTTAATGGCATTAAACATTCAGAAATGGATATGTATTGTAAAGACAAATACGAGAGCAGTATAAGACAATTTTTGAATGAAAATCAAAAATAA
- a CDS encoding type B 50S ribosomal protein L31 — protein MKKGLHPEYRLVVFEDTSNGYMFLGKSTKETKDTATFEGKEYPVIKVAISSTSHPFYTGKSKFVDETGRVDKFKKKYNL, from the coding sequence ATGAAAAAAGGTTTACACCCTGAATACAGATTAGTTGTATTTGAAGACACAAGCAATGGGTATATGTTTTTAGGAAAATCTACTAAAGAAACTAAAGATACTGCTACTTTTGAAGGTAAAGAATACCCTGTTATTAAAGTGGCTATAAGCTCAACTTCACATCCGTTCTACACAGGAAAATCAAAATTTGTTGATGAAACTGGAAGAGTTGATAAATTTAAGAAAAAATATAATTTATAA
- the upp gene encoding uracil phosphoribosyltransferase — MAIFEFNHPLIEHKLTNLRNKDTDTKLFRESLYEIAALMVYEATKDFKVKDTETTTPIMTTTTKVLSQPVTIVPILRAGLGMVDALLDLIPNAKVGHLGVYRNEETFKPTYYYAKMPTNILESKVIITDPMLATGGSIIYTLDYLVNLGVDIKNITVMCIIAAPEGIKAIIEKYPKINLYVAAIDQGLNEHAYIYPGLGDAGDRIFGTK, encoded by the coding sequence ATGGCAATTTTTGAATTTAATCACCCACTTATTGAACATAAGTTGACTAATTTAAGAAACAAGGATACTGACACAAAGTTGTTTAGAGAAAGTCTTTATGAAATAGCAGCACTTATGGTTTATGAAGCAACAAAAGACTTCAAGGTTAAGGACACTGAAACTACTACACCTATAATGACAACAACTACTAAAGTATTATCTCAACCAGTTACAATTGTTCCTATCCTAAGAGCAGGACTTGGTATGGTTGACGCTCTACTTGACTTAATACCTAATGCTAAAGTAGGACATTTAGGGGTTTACCGTAATGAAGAAACATTCAAGCCTACATACTACTATGCAAAAATGCCTACAAACATTCTTGAAAGTAAGGTAATAATAACTGACCCTATGTTAGCAACTGGTGGATCTATAATTTACACATTAGATTATCTTGTAAATCTAGGTGTTGATATTAAGAATATTACTGTAATGTGTATAATAGCCGCACCAGAAGGTATAAAGGCAATTATTGAAAAATATCCAAAGATAAATCTTTATGTTGCTGCTATTGATCAAGGTTTAAATGAACACGCATACATTTACCCTGGTTTAGGTGACGCTGGAGACAGAATTTTTGGTACAAAATAG
- the tsaE gene encoding tRNA (adenosine(37)-N6)-threonylcarbamoyltransferase complex ATPase subunit type 1 TsaE codes for MTGIKHTKLNFNEINNIIDHIASKISENKEKSICIALIGDLGTGKTAFAKRLLKDLGVCVPVKSPTFTFLIEYTTPSIDIAHFDVYRISNEDSLYEIGYFDYIDAPGLVLIEWADLIPHSLPDNCLFFKIEHDSLDTRYISIYTMKDGEKNYVDIYNYNFN; via the coding sequence ATGACTGGTATAAAACATACAAAATTAAATTTTAATGAAATAAATAATATCATTGATCACATTGCTAGTAAGATATCAGAAAATAAGGAAAAAAGTATTTGTATCGCCTTAATAGGTGATTTAGGTACAGGAAAAACTGCATTCGCCAAGAGACTTTTAAAGGACCTTGGCGTTTGTGTGCCTGTAAAGAGTCCAACTTTTACATTCTTAATTGAATATACTACCCCTAGCATTGACATCGCACATTTTGATGTATATAGAATTAGTAACGAAGATAGCCTTTATGAAATTGGCTACTTTGACTATATTGATGCTCCTGGTTTAGTTTTAATAGAATGGGCTGATTTAATACCTCATTCACTACCAGATAACTGTCTTTTCTTTAAAATAGAACATGATAGTTTAGACACAAGATATATATCAATATATACTATGAAAGATGGTGAAAAAAATTATG